A stretch of Enterobacter cloacae DNA encodes these proteins:
- the katG gene encoding catalase-peroxidase has translation MENKDANSSGKCPVMHGGATSANMQIMEWWPKALNLDILHQQDTKTNPLGTGFNYREELKKLDVQALKNDLRALMTDSQSWWPADWGHYGGLMIRMAWHSAGTYRIADGRGGGGTGNQRFAPLNSWPDNVNLDKARRLLWPIKKKYGNKISWADLIILAGTMAYESMGLKTFGFAFGREDIWHPEKDTYWGSEKEWLAPSGSAGSRYSGERDLENPLAAVMMGLIYVNPEGVDGKPDPLKTAHDVRITFARMAMNDEETVALTGGGHTVGKTHGNGNPANLGPAPEGAELEEQGLGWQNHTTRGIGRNTVTSGIEGAWTTHPMKWNTGKGGYFDLLLRYDWELRKSPAGAHQWEPVSIAEEDKPVDVEDPSIRHNPIMTDADMAMKMDPEYRKIAERFRDDPAYFEQVFARAWFKLTHRDMGPKARYIGPDVPAEDLIWQDPVPAGRKDYDVAAVKAKIVAAGLPISEMVSTAWDSARTFRGSDKRGGANGARIRLAPQKDWEGNEPARLATVLAAYEKIAADTGASIADVIVLAGNVGVEQAAKAAGVEVAVPFAPGRGDATSEQTDVESFEVLEPLADGFRNWLKKDYVVSAEELMLDRAQLMRLTACEMTALVGGMRVLGTNYGGTKLGVFTDRVGALTNDFFVNLTDMAYSWKPTGRNSYAIVDRKTGATKWTATRVDLVFGSNSVLRAYAEVYAQDDNKAKFVQDFVAAWTKVMNADRFDLR, from the coding sequence ATGGAAAACAAAGACGCAAATTCTTCTGGAAAATGTCCGGTTATGCACGGGGGGGCTACCTCTGCAAATATGCAGATCATGGAATGGTGGCCCAAAGCACTGAATCTGGACATCTTGCATCAGCAAGATACTAAGACTAATCCGCTGGGTACCGGCTTCAACTATCGAGAAGAACTCAAGAAACTCGATGTTCAAGCGCTCAAAAATGACCTCAGGGCGCTGATGACCGACAGCCAGTCGTGGTGGCCAGCCGACTGGGGGCACTACGGCGGCCTGATGATCCGCATGGCCTGGCATTCGGCCGGTACCTACCGTATTGCCGATGGGCGCGGCGGTGGCGGTACTGGCAACCAGCGCTTCGCGCCGCTCAACTCTTGGCCCGATAACGTCAACCTCGATAAAGCACGCCGCCTGCTCTGGCCGATCAAGAAAAAATATGGCAACAAGATCAGTTGGGCCGACCTGATTATTCTCGCCGGTACGATGGCTTACGAATCAATGGGGCTGAAGACCTTCGGTTTCGCCTTTGGCCGTGAAGACATCTGGCACCCCGAGAAGGACACCTATTGGGGCTCGGAGAAGGAATGGCTTGCTCCCAGCGGCAGCGCAGGTAGCCGTTATTCAGGCGAACGCGATCTGGAAAACCCTCTGGCGGCCGTGATGATGGGTCTGATCTACGTGAATCCGGAAGGCGTTGACGGCAAACCTGATCCGCTCAAGACAGCCCATGATGTGCGCATCACCTTCGCCCGCATGGCGATGAACGACGAAGAAACCGTAGCCCTGACAGGTGGCGGTCACACCGTTGGCAAGACGCACGGCAACGGCAATCCGGCTAACCTTGGCCCAGCTCCAGAAGGCGCCGAACTGGAAGAACAAGGGCTCGGCTGGCAGAACCACACCACACGCGGCATTGGCCGCAATACCGTTACGAGCGGCATCGAAGGCGCTTGGACGACCCACCCGATGAAATGGAATACCGGCAAGGGCGGCTACTTTGACCTGCTGCTGCGCTACGACTGGGAACTCAGGAAGAGCCCGGCGGGTGCTCACCAGTGGGAGCCGGTCAGCATTGCGGAAGAGGATAAGCCGGTCGACGTGGAAGATCCGTCGATCCGCCACAACCCGATCATGACCGACGCCGACATGGCGATGAAGATGGATCCGGAGTATCGCAAGATCGCCGAGCGTTTCCGCGACGATCCGGCCTATTTTGAGCAAGTCTTCGCCCGCGCCTGGTTCAAGCTGACACATCGCGACATGGGGCCGAAAGCCCGCTACATCGGCCCGGACGTACCGGCCGAAGACCTCATCTGGCAAGACCCGGTACCGGCCGGCCGCAAGGACTACGACGTCGCCGCCGTCAAGGCGAAAATCGTCGCTGCTGGTCTCCCGATCAGCGAAATGGTATCGACGGCCTGGGATAGCGCGCGCACCTTCCGCGGTTCAGATAAACGCGGCGGCGCCAACGGAGCGCGTATCCGTCTCGCCCCGCAGAAGGACTGGGAGGGCAACGAACCGGCCCGGCTGGCCACGGTGCTCGCGGCCTATGAAAAGATCGCCGCCGACACCGGCGCCAGCATTGCCGACGTGATCGTGCTCGCCGGCAACGTCGGCGTCGAACAAGCAGCCAAAGCGGCAGGTGTTGAGGTTGCGGTGCCGTTCGCACCGGGACGCGGAGATGCCACGTCAGAGCAGACCGACGTTGAATCCTTCGAGGTGCTTGAGCCTTTGGCGGATGGCTTCCGCAACTGGCTGAAGAAGGACTACGTCGTCAGCGCCGAGGAACTGATGCTCGACCGTGCCCAACTGATGCGGCTCACCGCCTGCGAAATGACCGCGCTGGTCGGCGGCATGCGCGTGCTGGGCACCAATTACGGCGGAACCAAGCTCGGCGTCTTCACCGACCGCGTCGGCGCGCTGACGAATGATTTCTTCGTCAATCTGACCGACATGGCCTATAGCTGGAAACCGACCGGCCGCAACAGCTACGCCATTGTTGACCGCAAGACGGGGGCAACCAAATGGACGGCGACCCGCGTTGATCTTGTCTTTGGCTCGAACTCGGTGCTACGCGCCTACGCTGAGGTGTATGCGCAGGATGACAACAAGGCCAAGTTCGTGCAGGACTTCGTCGCCGCCTGGACGAAGGTGATGAACGCCGATCGCTTCGATCTGCGCTAA
- a CDS encoding DNA starvation/stationary phase protection protein — MKEKKVKSMPMNTGISEADRKKISDGLSALLADSYTLYLMTHNFHWNVTGPQFNSLHMMFMDQYTEQWNALDVIAERIRALGFPAPGTYKEFVKLASIQEVEGVPKANEMIAHLVAAQEATARTARKLFPVVDEANDQPTADVLTQRIDVHEKTAWMLRSLLED, encoded by the coding sequence GTGAAAGAAAAGAAAGTCAAATCAATGCCCATGAACACTGGAATTTCAGAGGCTGACCGCAAGAAAATTTCAGATGGATTGTCTGCGCTGCTGGCTGACAGTTACACGCTGTACTTGATGACGCACAACTTCCATTGGAATGTGACTGGGCCGCAGTTCAACAGCCTACACATGATGTTTATGGATCAGTACACCGAACAATGGAATGCGTTGGACGTCATTGCTGAGCGTATCCGTGCCTTGGGTTTCCCAGCTCCGGGCACCTACAAGGAGTTCGTCAAGCTCGCCTCAATCCAGGAGGTCGAGGGTGTGCCCAAAGCCAACGAGATGATCGCCCATCTGGTCGCCGCGCAAGAAGCGACCGCCAGAACCGCCCGCAAGCTTTTCCCCGTGGTCGATGAAGCCAACGACCAACCTACGGCGGATGTGCTGACGCAGCGAATCGATGTCCATGAAAAAACGGCGTGGATGCTGCGCAGCTTGCTTGAAGACTGA
- a CDS encoding hypothetical protein (possible pseudo, frameshifted), translated as MLIGYMRVSKADGSQTTDLQRDALIAAGVDSTQLYEDHASGKREDRPGLANCLKALRPGDTLIIWKLDRLGRDLRHLINTVHDLTGRNIGLKVLTGHGAAIDTTTAAGKLVFGIFAALAELSES; from the coding sequence ATGCTAATTGGCTACATGCGAGTATCGAAAGCGGATGGTTCTCAGACCACCGATTTGCAACGCGATGCGCTGATAGCTGCGGGCGTTGATTCCACACAGCTCTATGAAGACCACGCATCTGGCAAGCGAGAAGATCGCCCAGGCTTGGCAAATTGCCTGAAGGCGCTACGACCAGGCGACACGCTAATCATTTGGAAACTCGACCGTCTTGGACGCGATCTGCGTCATCTCATCAACACCGTGCATGATCTGACCGGGCGAAACATCGGCCTCAAGGTGTTAACGGGCCACGGCGCGGCCATTGATACGACGACCGCAGCCGGAAAGCTGGTCTTTGGCATCTTTGCCGCTCTGGCCGAGTTGAGCGAGAGCTAA
- the wbiF gene encoding glycosyl transferase, whose translation MLSGISAENISDNCSGYNVVDKEVSVKISIVTYYIDDDIFPLIESFLIAAQKTPYLNYKIAIVENGYKEKTEIHRQVEKKYPFCTVTITGENLGYGRAHNLTIDSNFDYHLVLNPDIEFAPDSLRVAFEFMEQNTHCGLLSPQCHWRNGDRQYLCKRYPDVSVLLIRAFAPRVIQDMFRKKLEYYCMKDEMQAETILWNPPIVTGCFMLFRTSVLTALGGFDKDFFLYFEDADLSLRATKMTDVAYVPEVRMLHHGGNVSRKGIKHILFFTSSMVKFFSKHGWKIL comes from the coding sequence ATGCTTTCAGGAATATCAGCGGAAAATATAAGTGATAACTGCAGTGGGTATAATGTTGTGGACAAAGAAGTATCTGTAAAAATCTCGATTGTTACTTATTATATCGATGATGATATATTTCCGTTAATAGAGTCATTTTTAATCGCAGCACAAAAAACACCCTATTTGAACTATAAAATTGCGATTGTTGAAAATGGTTATAAAGAGAAAACAGAAATACATCGGCAGGTCGAAAAGAAATATCCATTCTGCACAGTCACCATTACCGGTGAAAATTTAGGGTATGGTCGTGCTCATAATTTAACCATCGATTCCAACTTTGATTACCATCTGGTGTTAAATCCTGACATTGAGTTTGCTCCTGATTCTTTACGTGTGGCATTTGAATTTATGGAGCAAAATACCCATTGTGGTCTGCTCTCACCACAGTGTCACTGGAGAAATGGCGACCGTCAGTATCTGTGTAAAAGATATCCTGATGTATCTGTTCTGTTGATTCGCGCTTTTGCACCAAGAGTTATTCAGGACATGTTCCGAAAGAAGCTGGAATATTATTGCATGAAGGATGAAATGCAGGCTGAAACCATTCTATGGAATCCGCCAATTGTCACCGGTTGCTTTATGCTTTTTAGAACCTCTGTGCTGACAGCTTTGGGGGGGTTCGATAAAGACTTCTTTTTGTATTTTGAAGATGCTGATTTAAGTTTAAGAGCCACAAAAATGACAGATGTAGCCTATGTACCTGAAGTCAGGATGCTGCATCACGGCGGAAATGTATCGAGAAAAGGAATTAAACACATTCTCTTCTTTACGTCATCAATGGTGAAGTTTTTCAGTAAACATGGTTGGAAAATATTATAA